A single window of Candidatus Eremiobacteraceae bacterium DNA harbors:
- a CDS encoding O-antigen ligase family protein — MNATASPAARVVIALPYVAAALWPLIPMLVQLAAVVPRGIAIGGRGPAIALASVLGVTVAIAIAGMLAGWGPRAFTAPPLALPLAALLGSQLLAAALGVFWQAGAFEIGSQIGDTIGFFAFWWTMRDERTRRGVLGTYLVSGILASAFAIALTLSRHPPAEFAYEHGRAAGTFLQPNEFAGYLLFLIPVGLAQAAAPPALRRLGYLAAAIGVGGLALSVSRAAWVGLLVGLPVLVARFGRRAVIIYSVCAVIAIVIGAVGFRDIAHDPSENASRIAVWRGAVRMAERYALTGIGPLNFSRVYPLLKVPDAAVDEVHAHDLPLNTLIENGVLGFGALVWIVVAGIKEARKAGERIAPEDRERRLLYAAIAAGFLASAVQNTVDLVSTFVLLLCWPMLAIMLALGAPEPARSQSAETFRAAA; from the coding sequence GTGAATGCAACCGCGTCGCCTGCGGCGCGCGTCGTCATCGCGCTGCCGTATGTCGCCGCAGCGCTGTGGCCGCTCATCCCGATGCTCGTGCAGCTCGCCGCCGTCGTGCCGCGCGGCATCGCCATCGGCGGCCGCGGGCCCGCCATCGCGCTCGCTTCAGTCCTCGGCGTGACGGTGGCGATTGCCATCGCCGGGATGCTGGCCGGCTGGGGGCCGCGCGCATTCACCGCACCGCCGCTCGCGTTGCCGTTGGCCGCGTTGCTCGGCTCGCAACTGCTCGCCGCCGCGCTCGGCGTCTTTTGGCAGGCAGGCGCTTTTGAGATTGGTTCTCAAATCGGCGACACGATCGGATTTTTCGCGTTCTGGTGGACGATGCGCGACGAACGCACGCGGCGCGGCGTCTTGGGCACCTACCTCGTGAGCGGGATCCTCGCGAGCGCATTCGCGATCGCGCTCACGTTGTCGCGGCACCCGCCCGCCGAATTCGCGTACGAGCACGGCCGCGCCGCCGGAACGTTCTTGCAGCCGAATGAATTCGCGGGCTATCTGCTCTTCCTCATCCCGGTCGGACTCGCACAGGCCGCCGCGCCGCCCGCGCTGCGCAGGCTCGGGTATCTCGCGGCCGCTATCGGCGTCGGCGGTCTTGCGCTCTCGGTGTCGCGCGCTGCTTGGGTCGGATTGCTCGTGGGACTGCCGGTCCTCGTCGCCCGGTTCGGCCGCCGCGCCGTGATCATCTACTCTGTGTGCGCGGTCATCGCGATCGTCATCGGCGCTGTCGGCTTTCGCGACATCGCGCACGATCCGAGCGAAAACGCATCGCGCATCGCGGTGTGGCGTGGGGCCGTGCGCATGGCCGAACGCTACGCTCTCACGGGCATCGGTCCGCTCAACTTCAGCCGGGTCTATCCATTGCTGAAAGTGCCCGACGCCGCTGTCGATGAGGTGCACGCGCACGACCTTCCCCTCAACACGCTGATCGAGAACGGCGTGCTCGGATTTGGAGCGCTCGTCTGGATCGTCGTCGCGGGCATCAAGGAGGCACGAAAGGCTGGAGAGCGCATCGCGCCCGAGGACCGCGAGCGGCGCTTGCTCTACGCGGCGATCGCTGCCGGATTCTTGGCGTCGGCGGTGCAGAACACAGTGGATCTAGTCTCGACGTTCGTGCTGCTCCTGTGTTGGCCCATGCTTGCGATCATGCTCGCGCTGGGGGCGCCGGAACCAGCACGATCGCAATCGGCGGAGACTTTTCGTGCCGCTGCGTAG
- a CDS encoding lipid-A-disaccharide synthase-related protein has protein sequence MTPPRVLLVSNGFGEMAIAGYLAREIRAAQPDAHIEHLPLVGTPPPDAGVKTVGPVADMPSGGLVAFWNLRNIARDLGAGLLGLTLRQFAFLSGRRDDVVIAVGDVFCLAACLIFGRRPTVFVATAKSEYVARHSNFEAAIARRARAVFARDIATAQALSGRGVRATFAGNVMMDGLTQDQIDLPCAEHAVRIGVLPGSRADAPGNAAAAARRLKKIAVLLGPRGRHVQAYVSLAPTVALEDLLAGLRRGGIDAAPTGAHHGVVALSADAAPGSSTEVAAAVVRDAFGDLLRASDIVLGQAGTGNEQAVGLGKPVVSAADSRPGKPDRVGWYRMRQQRLLGDALLVLPAADDDAFAAGVVSLLDDEQRREAMARAGRERMGGSGGAAIVAKAALAVAAKAEQP, from the coding sequence GTGACGCCGCCGCGCGTGCTGCTGGTCAGCAACGGTTTCGGCGAGATGGCGATCGCCGGTTATCTCGCGCGCGAGATCCGCGCCGCGCAGCCGGATGCGCACATCGAACACCTGCCACTGGTCGGAACGCCGCCGCCCGACGCCGGCGTGAAAACCGTCGGCCCGGTCGCCGACATGCCGTCGGGCGGACTCGTCGCGTTTTGGAATCTGCGCAACATCGCGCGCGATCTCGGTGCAGGGTTGCTCGGACTGACGCTGCGTCAATTCGCGTTCCTGAGCGGACGGCGCGACGATGTCGTGATCGCCGTCGGCGACGTGTTCTGTCTCGCCGCGTGTCTGATCTTCGGCCGCCGGCCGACGGTATTCGTCGCGACGGCGAAGTCGGAATACGTCGCGCGTCATTCGAACTTCGAAGCGGCGATCGCACGCCGCGCGCGCGCAGTGTTCGCGCGCGACATCGCGACAGCGCAGGCCCTTTCAGGCCGCGGCGTTCGCGCGACGTTTGCCGGAAACGTGATGATGGATGGCTTGACGCAAGACCAGATCGATTTGCCATGCGCGGAGCACGCGGTGCGGATCGGCGTTTTGCCGGGCAGTCGCGCGGACGCACCGGGCAACGCGGCGGCAGCGGCGCGACGTTTGAAGAAGATCGCAGTTCTGCTCGGCCCGCGCGGCAGGCACGTTCAGGCGTACGTCTCGCTCGCACCGACGGTCGCGCTCGAGGATCTGCTTGCGGGTTTGCGGCGCGGCGGCATCGACGCGGCTCCGACCGGCGCCCACCATGGCGTGGTCGCGCTCAGCGCGGACGCCGCGCCAGGATCGTCCACCGAGGTGGCGGCGGCGGTCGTGCGCGACGCGTTCGGCGACCTGCTGCGCGCATCGGATATCGTTCTCGGACAAGCGGGCACCGGCAACGAGCAAGCGGTCGGCTTGGGTAAACCCGTCGTCTCGGCGGCGGATTCGCGGCCTGGAAAGCCCGATCGCGTCGGCTGGTACCGCATGCGCCAGCAGCGCTTGCTCGGCGACGCTTTGCTCGTGCTGCCGGCCGCCGATGACGACGCGTTTGCAGCCGGCGTCGTGAGCCTCCTCGACGATGAGCAGCGGCGTGAAGCGATGGCCCGGGCGGGCCGCGAGCGCATGGGCGGATCCGGCGGCGCGGCGATCGTCGCAAAGGCCGCGCTGGCCGTCGCCGCTAAAGCTGAGCAGCCGTGA
- the lpxA gene encoding acyl-ACP--UDP-N-acetylglucosamine O-acyltransferase gives MSHRERVNIYSLNIHPTAIVHPAARIGRGVEIGPYCLVGENVEIGGETKLLAHVVINGHTSIGRECQIHPFAVIGGTSQDKKFKGEISYVRIGDRNVIREFVTINRGTGAESETVVGDDNHLLAYVHIAHNCVIGNRVVMSNLSQLAGHVNVGDGANIGGMAGVHQFVRIGRMAMVGGYSKVKKDVLPFATVEGNPASLRSLNLKGLERARVASDAVAELKEAYRLLRHPNMTLATAVEQLRQVATSSEGQELLAFLETESDRGVLKR, from the coding sequence GTGAGCCACCGCGAGAGGGTCAACATTTACTCGCTGAACATCCATCCCACTGCCATCGTGCACCCGGCCGCGCGCATCGGCCGCGGTGTCGAGATCGGTCCCTACTGTCTCGTGGGCGAAAACGTGGAGATTGGCGGCGAGACAAAGCTGCTCGCGCACGTGGTCATCAACGGCCACACCTCCATCGGCCGGGAATGCCAGATCCATCCGTTCGCGGTCATCGGCGGCACGTCGCAGGACAAGAAATTCAAGGGCGAGATCTCGTACGTGCGCATCGGCGACCGCAACGTGATCCGGGAGTTCGTCACCATCAACCGCGGCACCGGCGCGGAGTCCGAGACGGTGGTCGGCGACGACAACCATCTGCTGGCGTACGTGCACATCGCGCACAATTGCGTGATCGGCAACCGGGTCGTGATGTCGAACCTGAGCCAGCTCGCCGGTCACGTCAACGTAGGTGACGGCGCGAACATCGGCGGCATGGCCGGCGTGCATCAGTTCGTCCGGATCGGCCGCATGGCCATGGTCGGCGGGTACAGCAAGGTCAAGAAAGACGTGTTGCCGTTCGCGACGGTGGAAGGGAATCCGGCGAGCCTGCGCAGCCTCAACCTCAAGGGACTCGAGCGCGCGCGCGTCGCGAGCGATGCGGTGGCCGAGCTCAAAGAAGCGTACCGGCTGTTGCGCCATCCGAACATGACGCTTGCCACCGCAGTCGAGCAGTTGCGACAGGTCGCGACCTCAAGCGAAGGCCAGGAATTGCTCGCCTTCCTCGAGACCGAGTCTGACCGCGGCGTCCTCAAGCGCTAG
- the fabZ gene encoding 3-hydroxyacyl-ACP dehydratase FabZ — protein MTYVDIRSIMEILPHRYPMLLIDRITELDPQKRAVGYKNVTFNEPFFVGHFPNNPVMPGVLIVEAMAQLGGTAILEPNSQTTNVPYLASIDKVKFRRPVVPGDKLVMEVDVLWVRRNIGRLRAQALVDDQTVCTGELAFSIVSDTRLFRLDASILHQ, from the coding sequence TTGACCTACGTAGACATCCGCTCCATAATGGAGATACTGCCGCATCGCTATCCGATGCTGCTGATCGACCGCATCACCGAACTCGATCCGCAAAAACGCGCGGTCGGCTACAAGAACGTGACCTTCAACGAGCCGTTCTTCGTCGGCCACTTCCCGAACAATCCGGTGATGCCCGGCGTGCTGATCGTGGAAGCGATGGCGCAATTGGGCGGCACCGCCATCCTCGAGCCGAACAGTCAGACCACGAACGTGCCGTACCTCGCAAGCATCGACAAAGTGAAATTCCGCCGTCCGGTCGTACCGGGCGACAAGCTCGTGATGGAAGTCGACGTGTTGTGGGTGCGCAGGAACATCGGCCGCCTGCGGGCGCAAGCGCTGGTCGACGACCAGACGGTCTGCACGGGCGAACTTGCATTCTCGATCGTCTCGGATACGCGGCTCTTCCGCCTTGACGCGTCGATCCTTCATCAATAG